The genome window ACGGACCCGCGCCGCGAGGGGGTGCTCCGCCGCTGGTTCCGCGCCGTCGCCCCCTACCTTCGCCACTGCTACGGCACCGGCGGCGACCTCAACGTGGACCAGGTGCGCGACGTGATCCCCTGCCTGGCCGAGCTGGAGATCTCGCACCCGCAGGAGGGGATCGTGCGCGGGCACCGCGGCTCCGGGCCGGACGACCTCGCCGCGATCCTGGAGACGCTGACGCGGGGGCTGGAGGCGCCGGTCTGCGGCGAGCTGGGGATCCCGGGCCGCCCCCTCCCCCTGGCCGACCTGGTGACCGGTTACGGGGTGGCGCGCTCCATCCTCCACCAGTACGCGCTGCAGGGGCGCCCGATCCGGGGTGCGCGGGTGCTGGTGGAGGGGTTCGGGGCGGTAGGCGCCCCCTGCGCGCTGTACCTGGCGCAGGCGGGGGCGCGGGTGGTGGGGATCTCCGACCGGGAGAAGGCGCTCCTGGCACCGGAGGGGATGGGGGCGGAGGAGGTCGAGGCGCTCCTCCGCGCCCGCGACGACGACAAGCTCCTCCCCCGCGAGGACCCGCGCTGCACCCCGGACCGCGCGCGCCTGGGCGAGGTCCCGGCCGACGTCTTCGTGGCCGCGGCGGTCTCCGGCTCCCTGGACGAGGCCGCGCTGGAGCGGCTGGCCGGGCAGGGGGTGGAGATGATCGCCTGCGGGGCCAACCAGCCCTTCCGCGAGGCGGGGCTGGGCTCCACCCGCGTGCAGCGCGCCGCCGACCGGCGCTTCACGGTGGTGCCGGACGTGATCTCCAACTGCGGGATGGCCCGCGCCTACAGCTACCTGATGGAGGAGGGCGCGGACCCCGCCACCGCCTCCGTCTTCCGCGCCGTGGACGCCACCATCGCCGAAGCGCTCCGGGAGGTCTCGGAGCGCGCCGGCGGACGCCCC of Longimicrobiaceae bacterium contains these proteins:
- a CDS encoding Glu/Leu/Phe/Val dehydrogenase dimerization domain-containing protein → MNPVAVPSAPSRTRRAPAAAWSRYTEYLRRPPLLVVEWADDETEARGWLVINSFRGGAAGGGTRMRRGLTRREVTYLAKTMELKFALSGPFIGGAKSGIDFDPTDPRREGVLRRWFRAVAPYLRHCYGTGGDLNVDQVRDVIPCLAELEISHPQEGIVRGHRGSGPDDLAAILETLTRGLEAPVCGELGIPGRPLPLADLVTGYGVARSILHQYALQGRPIRGARVLVEGFGAVGAPCALYLAQAGARVVGISDREKALLAPEGMGAEEVEALLRARDDDKLLPREDPRCTPDRARLGEVPADVFVAAAVSGSLDEAALERLAGQGVEMIACGANQPFREAGLGSTRVQRAADRRFTVVPDVISNCGMARAYSYLMEEGADPATASVFRAVDATIAEALREVSERAGGRPTGLLGATWGLALDRVALRQSL